One Misgurnus anguillicaudatus chromosome 20, ASM2758022v2, whole genome shotgun sequence DNA segment encodes these proteins:
- the ptp4a2b gene encoding protein tyrosine phosphatase type IVA 2: MGRLAKMNRPAAVEISYECMRFLITHNPTNSTLNKFTEELKKFGVNTVVRVCEATYDKAPVEKEGIQVLDWPFDDGAPPPIQIVDDWLNLLKTKFREEPGCCVAVHCVAGLGRAPVLVALALIECGMKYEDAVQFIRQKRRGAFNAKQLLYLEKYRTKMRLRFKDANGHNCCIQ, from the exons ATGGG ACGTCTTGCCAAAATGAACCGACCTGCCGCTGTCGAGATTTCTTACGAATGCATGAGGTTTCTCATCACGCACAACCCCACCAATTCCACTCTCAACAAGTTCACTGAG GAGCTCAAGAAGTTTGGGGTAAACACAGTGGTGAGAGTATGTGAAGCCACCTATGACAAGGCACCAGTAGAGAAAGAGGGCATCCAGGTCCTG GATTGGCCCTTTGATGATGGAGCTCCACCCCCAATCCAGATTGTAGATGATTGGTTAAACTTGTTGAAGACTAAGTTCAGAGAGGAGCCGGGATGCTGCGTCGCAGTTCATTGTGTGGCAGGGCTGGGCCG agcaCCTGTGCTGGTAGCCTTAGCTTTGATAGAATGCGGCATGAAATACGAAGATGCGGTGCAGTTCATAAGACA gaAGAGACGTGGAGCCTTCAACGCCAAACAGCTTCTTTACCTCGAAAAATACAGAACTAAGATGCGTCTGCGGTTCAAGGATGCAAATGGGCACAACTGCTGCATCCAGTAG